One Flagellimonas sp. CMM7 genomic region harbors:
- a CDS encoding glycoside hydrolase family 30 beta sandwich domain-containing protein produces MRTFNKLNITLTLTVILSACTVENKLEVEVYETSADGNKLSPITEIAREGIASQIKLLPEQKFQSITGFGGSFTEASAYLLNQLSKENRKKIIDAYFGNDGAQYSLTRTHMNSCDFSVSNYSYAPVERDKELKHFSIDEDRDDIIPFIKEAMDASKDGFKILASPWSAPPWMKDNNDWRGGKLLPEYYDTWALFFSKYIDAYKLEDIDIWGFTVENEPLGNNNNWESMHYSPQEMTDFVKYHLGPKLETDGHDVKILGYDQNRGEELEEWVKVMFQDEASSKYFDGTAIHWYASTYDWFPESLQFAHNAAPTKHLIQSEACVDAEVPKWKDDQWYWSKEATDWGWDWAPEHEKYLHPKYAPVYRYARDIIGCLNNWVDGWIDWNMVLDTQGGPNWFKNWCVAPVIVDPEKDEIYFTPIYYTLAHFSKYIRPGAMRIGFENSDDSLMVTAAQNPDGSIAVILLNQGLESKQIQLSLGESSSTIQISAQAIQTVVVKKPNKTN; encoded by the coding sequence ATGAGAACGTTTAACAAATTAAATATCACATTGACCTTGACCGTAATACTCAGTGCTTGTACCGTAGAGAATAAATTAGAAGTTGAAGTTTATGAAACTTCAGCAGATGGAAATAAGTTAAGTCCCATAACCGAAATAGCTCGAGAAGGAATTGCTTCTCAAATAAAGCTGCTGCCAGAGCAAAAATTTCAGAGCATTACAGGGTTTGGTGGTTCATTTACCGAAGCTTCTGCTTATTTGTTGAATCAATTGAGCAAAGAAAATCGCAAAAAAATCATCGATGCTTACTTTGGAAACGATGGAGCCCAATACTCTCTGACAAGGACTCACATGAACTCTTGCGACTTCTCAGTAAGTAATTACTCTTATGCCCCCGTTGAAAGAGATAAAGAATTAAAGCACTTCTCTATTGATGAAGATCGAGATGATATTATTCCATTTATTAAAGAGGCCATGGATGCGTCCAAAGATGGCTTTAAAATATTGGCTTCTCCCTGGTCTGCGCCACCATGGATGAAGGACAACAACGACTGGCGCGGTGGTAAATTATTACCGGAATACTATGACACTTGGGCTTTATTCTTTTCCAAATACATAGATGCCTATAAGCTTGAAGATATTGATATTTGGGGCTTTACGGTAGAAAACGAACCACTGGGCAACAATAATAATTGGGAGAGCATGCATTACAGCCCCCAAGAAATGACAGATTTTGTAAAATATCATTTAGGTCCTAAGTTAGAAACCGATGGACATGATGTAAAAATATTGGGTTATGATCAAAATCGGGGTGAAGAGTTAGAAGAATGGGTGAAGGTTATGTTCCAGGATGAAGCCTCTTCCAAGTACTTTGATGGAACCGCAATACATTGGTATGCAAGCACCTATGATTGGTTTCCCGAGTCCTTACAATTTGCGCATAATGCTGCTCCCACAAAACACCTAATACAATCGGAAGCATGTGTTGATGCAGAAGTTCCTAAATGGAAAGATGATCAATGGTATTGGTCTAAAGAAGCAACGGACTGGGGATGGGATTGGGCTCCAGAACATGAAAAATACCTTCATCCAAAATACGCCCCTGTCTACAGATACGCCCGTGACATTATTGGTTGTCTTAATAATTGGGTAGATGGTTGGATAGATTGGAACATGGTGCTAGACACACAAGGAGGTCCTAACTGGTTCAAAAACTGGTGCGTAGCTCCCGTAATTGTAGATCCAGAAAAGGACGAAATATACTTTACGCCAATCTACTACACCCTAGCCCATTTTAGTAAATATATACGACCGGGCGCGATGCGCATAGGATTTGAAAATTCTGATGATTCTTTAATGGTTACAGCAGCACAAAATCCAGATGGGTCAATTGCTGTAATCCTATTAAACCAAGGGCTAGAATCAAAGCAAATACAACTATCACTGGGTGAAAGCTCTAGCACAATTCAAATAAGTGCTCAGGCCATACAAACCGTGGTGGTAAAAAAACCGAATAAAACTAACTAA
- a CDS encoding MFS transporter — translation MSIVKTAKKDRVPFGQKAAFGAGHLVLNLYPGALGFFMFFLLTAFGMDPFLAGLLGGLPRFFDAITDPIMGFISDNTSSKWGRRRPYILVGGILSAITFVLLWQLDENNSSDYNFWYFLIMSMVFLIGNTMFATPLVGLGYEMTSDYNERTRLMAFSQTVGLLAWVIVPWFWVIIADPDIFSNQAEGVRTMAIYVGVACLLLGLLPAFFCRGIDASHMGNRKKLTFTSIFSNLKDLFISIKEAVKNKPFMKLCGATFLVFNGYQIVASFSFFIFVFYIFNGSYEATSTWPAWFSSVGALVSAFLVIPIVSKMAEKWGKKNAFLISTALSIVGYAMKWWAFTPDNIWLSFVPIPLMSFGLGSLFTLMMSMTADVCDLDELVNGMPRKEGTFGALYWWVVKLGQGLALVLGGLVLKVIGFDGNAATQSVDTLTKLRIADIVIPVVTAALAIWIMWKYGLSEERAKDIKAQLEERRGVL, via the coding sequence ATGTCAATTGTAAAAACAGCCAAAAAAGATAGAGTCCCTTTTGGACAAAAAGCAGCATTCGGTGCAGGTCATTTGGTTTTGAACTTATACCCTGGAGCATTAGGCTTCTTTATGTTCTTCCTACTAACTGCTTTTGGAATGGATCCATTTTTAGCTGGACTTCTAGGAGGATTGCCACGCTTTTTTGATGCAATCACCGATCCGATCATGGGTTTTATTTCTGATAACACAAGTTCAAAATGGGGTCGAAGGAGACCATATATTTTGGTTGGAGGTATTTTAAGCGCCATTACTTTTGTGCTGCTTTGGCAACTTGATGAAAACAATTCTTCGGACTATAATTTTTGGTACTTTCTAATTATGTCCATGGTTTTTCTTATTGGAAATACCATGTTTGCCACACCATTGGTTGGTTTAGGCTATGAAATGACTTCTGATTATAATGAACGTACACGCTTAATGGCATTTTCACAAACAGTTGGTCTATTGGCTTGGGTAATTGTGCCTTGGTTTTGGGTCATTATTGCCGACCCCGATATTTTTAGCAATCAAGCAGAGGGTGTAAGAACTATGGCAATTTATGTTGGTGTAGCTTGTTTGCTCCTAGGTCTTTTGCCAGCATTTTTTTGCAGAGGTATCGACGCTTCTCATATGGGAAACAGGAAAAAATTAACCTTTACTTCAATATTTAGCAATTTGAAAGATTTATTCATCAGTATAAAAGAAGCTGTAAAGAATAAACCTTTTATGAAATTGTGTGGTGCTACTTTTTTAGTCTTCAATGGTTACCAAATCGTGGCGTCTTTTAGTTTTTTTATTTTCGTTTTTTATATTTTTAATGGAAGTTATGAAGCCACTTCGACTTGGCCTGCTTGGTTTAGTTCTGTAGGAGCGTTGGTTTCAGCATTTTTAGTGATTCCAATTGTTTCAAAAATGGCTGAAAAATGGGGTAAAAAGAATGCTTTTCTCATTTCAACGGCCCTTTCAATAGTTGGATATGCCATGAAGTGGTGGGCTTTTACTCCTGATAATATTTGGCTTTCTTTTGTTCCAATACCTTTAATGTCATTTGGTTTAGGAAGTTTATTCACCCTAATGATGAGCATGACCGCCGATGTTTGTGATTTAGATGAATTGGTTAATGGAATGCCAAGGAAGGAAGGTACATTTGGCGCACTTTATTGGTGGGTTGTAAAACTTGGACAAGGATTGGCTCTAGTTTTAGGGGGCCTAGTATTAAAAGTAATAGGATTTGACGGTAACGCAGCCACTCAGTCGGTCGATACTCTAACAAAGCTAAGAATCGCCGATATAGTTATACCCGTAGTAACAGCAGCTTTGGCTATTTGGATTATGTGGAAATACGGCCTGTCTGAAGAAAGAGCAAAAGATATTAAAGCTCAATTAGAAGAAAGAAGAGGTGTGCTATAA